A region from the Oncorhynchus tshawytscha isolate Ot180627B linkage group LG26, Otsh_v2.0, whole genome shotgun sequence genome encodes:
- the LOC112225378 gene encoding importin subunit alpha-4 isoform X2: protein MRRHRNDVTVELRKNKRDEHLLKKRNVPQEDSLEDSDFDSDFKGQNVTLEAILQNATSDNAVVQLSAVQAARKLLSSDRNPPIDDLIKSGILPILVKCLERDDNPSLQFEAAWALTNIASGTSQQTQAVVKSNAVPLFLRLLHSPHHNVCEQAVWALGNIIGDGPQCRDYVISLGVVKPLLSFINPSIPITFLRNVTWVIVNLCRNKDPPPPMETVQELLPALCVLIYHTDINILVDTVWALSYLTDGGNEQIQMVIDSGVVPFLVPLLSHQEVKVQTAALRAVGNIVTGTDEQTQVVLNCDVLSHFPNLLTHPKEKINKEAVWFLSNITAGNQQQVQAVIDAGLVPLIIHQLAKGDFGTQKEAAWAISNLTISGRKDQVEYLVQQNVIPPFCSLLSVKDSQVVQVVLDGLKNVLIMAGDEASTIAEIIEESGGLEKIENLQQHENEDIYKLAFEIIDQYFSGDDIDEDPSLIPEATQGGTFNFDPASNLQTKEFKF, encoded by the exons AACAAACGAGACGAGCATCTCCTGAAGAAGAGGAATGTCCCACAGGAGGACAGTCTGGAGGACTCCGACTTCGACTCCGACTTCAAAGGG CAAAACGTCACACTAGAGGCGATCTTACAG aACGCCACCAGTGATAATGCTGTGGTCCAGCTTAGTGCCGTACAGGCTGCcag aAAACTCCTCTCCAGTGACCGAAACCCTCCCATTGATGACTTGATAAAGTCTGGCATCCTGCCCATCTTAGTCAAATGTCTGGAGAGAGACGACAA tCCGTCTCTTCAGTTTGAGGCAGCCTGGGCCCTGACCAACATAGCGTCTGGCACGTCACAACAGACCCAGGCTGTGGTCAAGTCCA ATGCTGTTCCCCTGTTCCTGCGTCTGCTCCACTCTCCCCATCACAATGTGTGTGAACAGGCTGTGTGGGCGCTAGGCAACATCATAG GCGACGGGCCACAGTGCAGGGATTACGTCATCTCACTGGGTGTGGTCAAGCCCCTGCTGTCCTTCATTAacccctccatccccatcacctTCCTCCGTAACGTCACCTGGGTCATTGTCAACCTCTGTCGCAACAAGGACCCACCGCCCCCCATGGAGACAGTACAGGAG CTTCTCCCAGCGCTGTGTGTTCTTATATACCACACAGATATAAAT ATCCTTGTGGACACGGTGTGGGCTCTGTCCTACCTGACAGACGGTGGGAACGAGCAGATTCAGATGGTGATAGACTCTGGCGTGGTCCCCTTCCTTGTCCCCCTGCTCAGCCACCAGGAGGTCAAAGTTCAG ACGGCTGCTCTGAGGGCGGTGGGGAATATTGTGACTGGGACAGACGAGCAGACACAGGTGGTGCTCAACTGTGACGTCCTCTCCCACTTCCCCAACCTGCTCACACACCCCAAAGAAAAGATCAACAAG GAAGCAGTGTGGTTCTTGTCCAATATCACGGCTGGGAACCAGCAGCAGGTCCAGGCAGTGATCGACGCAGGACTCGTCCCCTTGATCATCCACCAACTGGCCAAG gGGGACTTTGGCACTCAGAAGGAGGCAGCATGGGCCATCAGCAACCTCACCATCAGCGGCAGGAAAGACCAg GTGGAGTACCTGGTGCAGCAGAATGTGATCCCTCCGTTCTGCAGCCTGCTGTCAGTGAAGGACTCCCAAGTGGTTCAGGTGGTCCTAGATGGCCTCAAGAACGTCCTTATCATGGCCGGGGACGAGGCCAGCACCATTGCTGAGATCATAGAGGagtctggag GTCTGGAGAAGATAGAAAATCTGCAGCAACATGAGAATGAGGACATCTACAAATTAGCCTTCGAGATCATCGACCAGTACTTCTCAGGCGACGAT ATTGATGAGGATCCTAGTTTAATTCCTGAAGCCACCCAAGGGGGGACCTTCAACTTTGACCCCGCCTCCAACCTGCAGACGAAGGAGTTCAAGTTCTAG
- the LOC112225378 gene encoding importin subunit alpha-4 isoform X1 has product MAENAGLDNHRIKSFKNKGRDVETMRRHRNDVTVELRKNKRDEHLLKKRNVPQEDSLEDSDFDSDFKGQNVTLEAILQNATSDNAVVQLSAVQAARKLLSSDRNPPIDDLIKSGILPILVKCLERDDNPSLQFEAAWALTNIASGTSQQTQAVVKSNAVPLFLRLLHSPHHNVCEQAVWALGNIIGDGPQCRDYVISLGVVKPLLSFINPSIPITFLRNVTWVIVNLCRNKDPPPPMETVQELLPALCVLIYHTDINILVDTVWALSYLTDGGNEQIQMVIDSGVVPFLVPLLSHQEVKVQTAALRAVGNIVTGTDEQTQVVLNCDVLSHFPNLLTHPKEKINKEAVWFLSNITAGNQQQVQAVIDAGLVPLIIHQLAKGDFGTQKEAAWAISNLTISGRKDQVEYLVQQNVIPPFCSLLSVKDSQVVQVVLDGLKNVLIMAGDEASTIAEIIEESGGLEKIENLQQHENEDIYKLAFEIIDQYFSGDDIDEDPSLIPEATQGGTFNFDPASNLQTKEFKF; this is encoded by the exons AACAAACGAGACGAGCATCTCCTGAAGAAGAGGAATGTCCCACAGGAGGACAGTCTGGAGGACTCCGACTTCGACTCCGACTTCAAAGGG CAAAACGTCACACTAGAGGCGATCTTACAG aACGCCACCAGTGATAATGCTGTGGTCCAGCTTAGTGCCGTACAGGCTGCcag aAAACTCCTCTCCAGTGACCGAAACCCTCCCATTGATGACTTGATAAAGTCTGGCATCCTGCCCATCTTAGTCAAATGTCTGGAGAGAGACGACAA tCCGTCTCTTCAGTTTGAGGCAGCCTGGGCCCTGACCAACATAGCGTCTGGCACGTCACAACAGACCCAGGCTGTGGTCAAGTCCA ATGCTGTTCCCCTGTTCCTGCGTCTGCTCCACTCTCCCCATCACAATGTGTGTGAACAGGCTGTGTGGGCGCTAGGCAACATCATAG GCGACGGGCCACAGTGCAGGGATTACGTCATCTCACTGGGTGTGGTCAAGCCCCTGCTGTCCTTCATTAacccctccatccccatcacctTCCTCCGTAACGTCACCTGGGTCATTGTCAACCTCTGTCGCAACAAGGACCCACCGCCCCCCATGGAGACAGTACAGGAG CTTCTCCCAGCGCTGTGTGTTCTTATATACCACACAGATATAAAT ATCCTTGTGGACACGGTGTGGGCTCTGTCCTACCTGACAGACGGTGGGAACGAGCAGATTCAGATGGTGATAGACTCTGGCGTGGTCCCCTTCCTTGTCCCCCTGCTCAGCCACCAGGAGGTCAAAGTTCAG ACGGCTGCTCTGAGGGCGGTGGGGAATATTGTGACTGGGACAGACGAGCAGACACAGGTGGTGCTCAACTGTGACGTCCTCTCCCACTTCCCCAACCTGCTCACACACCCCAAAGAAAAGATCAACAAG GAAGCAGTGTGGTTCTTGTCCAATATCACGGCTGGGAACCAGCAGCAGGTCCAGGCAGTGATCGACGCAGGACTCGTCCCCTTGATCATCCACCAACTGGCCAAG gGGGACTTTGGCACTCAGAAGGAGGCAGCATGGGCCATCAGCAACCTCACCATCAGCGGCAGGAAAGACCAg GTGGAGTACCTGGTGCAGCAGAATGTGATCCCTCCGTTCTGCAGCCTGCTGTCAGTGAAGGACTCCCAAGTGGTTCAGGTGGTCCTAGATGGCCTCAAGAACGTCCTTATCATGGCCGGGGACGAGGCCAGCACCATTGCTGAGATCATAGAGGagtctggag GTCTGGAGAAGATAGAAAATCTGCAGCAACATGAGAATGAGGACATCTACAAATTAGCCTTCGAGATCATCGACCAGTACTTCTCAGGCGACGAT ATTGATGAGGATCCTAGTTTAATTCCTGAAGCCACCCAAGGGGGGACCTTCAACTTTGACCCCGCCTCCAACCTGCAGACGAAGGAGTTCAAGTTCTAG